One region of Ignavibacteriota bacterium genomic DNA includes:
- a CDS encoding DUF190 domain-containing protein, protein MKLASEGKLLRIFLGERDHVEHQPLYDVIVRKAKEFGLAGATVLRGVEGFGASSRVIHTAKILELSQDLPIVIEIVDTEEKIKQFIPVVDELFERVGCGGMVTIEKAEVIKYTHGKQP, encoded by the coding sequence ATGAAACTTGCCAGTGAAGGAAAACTGCTAAGAATTTTTTTAGGTGAACGGGACCACGTTGAACACCAACCGCTCTACGATGTCATTGTCAGAAAAGCCAAAGAGTTCGGATTGGCAGGCGCTACAGTTCTTCGCGGCGTGGAAGGATTCGGTGCGTCAAGTCGGGTCATTCACACTGCAAAGATTCTTGAACTCTCTCAAGACCTCCCCATTGTTATCGAAATTGTTGACACAGAGGAAAAGATAAAACAGTTCATTCCTGTTGTTGATGAATTGTTTGAACGTGTCGGATGCGGAGGAATGGTAACTATTGAGAAAGCGGAAGTCATCAAATACACGCACGGAAAACAACCTTGA
- a CDS encoding phosphatase PAP2 family protein → MNFPRLCVYMFLCGIVLTRPLSAQQDSSSFKYLPTVLSDTKLFFSDAGSFFSSPLHFSENDLLVTGIVIGSTATLFLLDDEVRSIAQRNQTLFGNDVADISRIYGETFFGVGFSAGIYGVGLFSKNKEVRTTGLMVFESLAFSAAITHTLKVIIGRSRPYTNDGSTQFQGIQFAEEYVSLPSGHSTAAFALSTVLAYQIKNKYATIGLYSLATLTALSRVYTDVHWTSDIFLGAAIGMVTGNAVVKLHEKRKEESTMILQLKGNGIKFSLVF, encoded by the coding sequence ATGAATTTTCCCCGTCTTTGTGTGTATATGTTCCTCTGTGGCATTGTTCTCACCCGACCTTTGTCGGCTCAACAAGATTCTTCATCGTTCAAATATCTTCCAACCGTTCTCTCTGATACGAAGTTATTCTTTTCAGATGCGGGAAGTTTTTTCTCATCTCCCTTACATTTTTCAGAAAACGATTTGTTAGTAACAGGAATTGTTATTGGAAGTACCGCGACACTCTTCCTTCTTGATGACGAAGTCCGTTCCATTGCTCAACGAAATCAAACATTGTTCGGGAATGATGTTGCAGATATCAGTCGAATCTATGGAGAAACATTTTTCGGTGTGGGATTTTCGGCGGGGATTTATGGCGTTGGATTATTTTCAAAGAATAAAGAAGTGAGAACCACCGGCTTGATGGTGTTCGAGTCGCTCGCGTTTTCCGCCGCAATCACTCACACGCTGAAAGTCATCATCGGGAGAAGCCGTCCATATACAAATGATGGCTCAACACAATTTCAAGGAATTCAATTTGCCGAAGAATATGTTTCGCTCCCTTCGGGACACAGCACAGCGGCATTTGCTCTATCAACCGTTCTCGCATATCAAATAAAAAATAAGTACGCAACTATCGGACTGTACTCACTCGCCACACTTACCGCGCTTTCTCGTGTGTACACGGACGTTCACTGGACATCGGATATTTTTCTTGGCGCGGCGATTGGGATGGTAACAGGAAATGCGGTGGTGAAACTTCATGAGAAACGAAAAGAAGAATCAACAATGATTCTTCAACTCAAGGGAAACGGGATAAAATTTTCTCTTGTGTTTTAA